From the genome of Natrinema marinum:
GAACTCCTCGTCGACGATCTCTTTGAAGATCGTCATCCCTGATTAGATCCGGCTCTTCTCCTGATTCTGTGCGCGCAGGTGGGCCGCGGTGACGAGCAGCGTCTTGTCCTTGCCGCCGTCGTTGATCTGGACCTTGAACGCGCTGCCCTGTTTCCCGACGACCTCACCGGTGCGACCGTCGAACCGTGGGTGGAAGCGACCGTCCGAGACGCTGGGGTCGATCTTCAGGTGGACCTTCTCACCTGCTTCGTACTCTTGGATCGCGCGCTGTGGCGGCGAGGTGCCGCGATCTCGAGGGTCGTTCGCGAGCTTTCTCCGCGTTCCCTGACGAGGGCCATTGGACTTCGGCATAGTCGTACGACCGGATTGTCCGGTGACGGTTATAAAACACACGTATTACGCCCACCTTTTTGGACCTCGGGATTCCTCGCTGCGCGAGGAACCGCTCGGGGCAAAAACTTAGAGCAGAAAACCCGCGCTCGCTTATTTGAACCCTTCGCTAGCGAGGTGATAGCGCAGGAGCCGTTCGAATCCCTCGAGATAGGCTTCGAGGTCGACGCTGTCGATCTCGGGCACGAACTCGGAGGCGTGCTCGTATTCGGCGTTCCAACGCTCCAGAAAATGGTCTTCGACGCCGGACTCGTCGATCGTGTCGACGACCGAGGCGACCGCCTCTTCGGTCGGCTCGCGTCGTATCTCCCGAATCCGATCCGGCGAGACGATCCCGTTCTCGAGGGCGTGGACGACGACGCCGGAACTGCAGTCGCCTTCGGCGAGTTCCCGCTTCCACGTCGAGACCCAGTTGCCGATGCGGGCCATCCGCTGGGTTCGATCGCAGATCCGACGCAGCAGCGAGAGTTCGCGGGCATCGAACGACGGCGCGTTTGCGAGGTCGATGTCCGCGTACACGAATAGCATCATGTTGTGCACGTCGTGTGCCCAGAGCTCCCGTTCCGAGACGAGGGCGGGGTTGTCATTTACGAGATACGAGTATTCGACCGCCCGAAAGACCCGCCGGAGATCGAACCGAAAGAGCTCCGCGAACTCCGCTGATCGAGGCCCGGATTCGTACAGGGCCTCGAACTCGTCCCAGACGGCCGTCAGGAACCGAACGGTTTCACCGTCGACATCGCGACGCGACGGGTCGGAGCGTCGGTCGTCGAACGGTATCTTCGTCAGTTCGTCGAACGTCGCCCGATCGCCGTGTTGCTCGGCGACATCGTCCGCGACGACGGCGAAAATCGTAGCGACCAGTTTCGCGTTGCGGACCGCGCGTGCGCGACCGTCGTCGACACACGAGAGTCGGACGCTCGGAAAGAGGTGATAGAGCCAGCGCCAGAGAAAGCGGTCCCTGTCGGCAGCGGTCTCGTCGTACGAATCGATCAGCGGGAGGACGGTGTCAGGGAGTTCCTGTCGTCGAACGGCCTGAACCGGATCTCCGTCGTCTTCGAAGGAAAGGGGTCGAAACTCGTTCAGCATTACGAACATGATGTTATTCGGATGTAATAAAGTTATATATTCATACATTTACAATAGTGAATAGTCCGACCGATCGGTCCGATCGTGACCGTCGCCGAAGACAGCTATAGCTATAGCTATCCCACTGGCTCCGAATGTGGGTGGTATGACGGAAACCGCTGGTATCCACGCGCTACCGGTCACGGTCGAGTACGGCGGCCGAGCGATCACGATCACCCCCGCAGTCGTCGAGACCGACCGCGGGC
Proteins encoded in this window:
- a CDS encoding 50S ribosomal protein L21e, encoding MPKSNGPRQGTRRKLANDPRDRGTSPPQRAIQEYEAGEKVHLKIDPSVSDGRFHPRFDGRTGEVVGKQGSAFKVQINDGGKDKTLLVTAAHLRAQNQEKSRI